A stretch of the Halictus rubicundus isolate RS-2024b chromosome 16, iyHalRubi1_principal, whole genome shotgun sequence genome encodes the following:
- the LOC143362065 gene encoding patched domain-containing protein 3, with amino-acid sequence MEIDERVVRRRSFRSYLRRVPLRISESVEHLFYGLGLKIARQPLKWLVCSIVLVLLSLSGLHCFHQEKNPMRLWIPQDSDFVRDTDWMIDQFGQGLRMESMILTADNVLEPGILVTLNEIVKQVVALQTADYVAWTDVCFKVPVISGITRRTKRSEEYDDFFDMEPESQINSTKFEPAVHADPKLYCNIVDNLPKACLLSSLVDIWDYDSNVIRQKSNKEIIRDVNRAKISPTLGHPMNFTSLLGGITRDEQGKIISATAVKTQWAVHINFSKVDMDNFGNDVGTADWATDEVFKWELSYLNLLHKNAKLLSNKKDANHTAAIWYEAGRSFGDVTYVTMFGHMDILSIGFILMFFYVLVIFSDYNWVGWRIYLTCVGLLCVGGAFITSISVCSALGIPYGPVHTSLPFLLLALGVDDNFLIMASWKEIHAHESNRKKPLEERIALMLGHAGSAISITSLTDVVAFVIGASTILPSLQSFCIYAAVGVLLTFLLQITFYVAFFTLDAKRIESKRNSIFPWIIHENFTQKFVSSQEEPASKFITKLYTNVVLTIPGKILIVLVTVVAASAGIMGILRLQQWFDPAWFIPNSSYLSKYYSVHHREYPSRGYEAIILMGEFNYTAEFPKLLNLTETFTNLSTVQSLNPWPNDFAKFVSVYYAKDLRTTTLNDTQFNDYLSKFLFSQNGGKYQRNIRFKRDLKCGEKAPQIKASTIDFVFKRFFTPHQWIPAMDQSVRMTREAGIDGFVTVWSEVFSLWTTDKLISQEVQRNVLLALVCVMGMTGLLIAELQTCFWIFLCVLLTLLNVCGFMYFWGLTIDIASCIGLELGIGLSVDYAAHVAHAFVHAASETGGEDRTKRAHIAVRYIGAAVAYGAGSTLLALSMMAFSESYVFHAFLRIFILVILFGIWHGLFLLPVILSTIGPQSLRSYKSKPSPEKTEEAMEVTSPLKKETES; translated from the exons ATGGAAATCGACGAGAGGGTCGTTCGCAGACGGAGCTTTCGAAGTTACCTACGACGCGTACCGCTACGAATTTCGGAGTCGGTCGAACACCTTTTCTACGG ACTGGGGTTAAAAATAGCACGGCAGCCACTAAAATGGCTCGTCTGTAGTATTGTGTTAGTCTTACTTTCTCTTTCTGGTTTACATTGCTTCCACCAAGAGAAAAACCCTATGAGACTATGGATTCCACAAGATTCCGATTTTGTTCGAGACACAGATTGGATGATCGATCAGTTTGGGCAAGGGTTGAGAATGGAAAGCATGATATTAACAGCTGATAATGTGTTAGAACCAGGGATTCTCGTAACG CTGAACGAAATAGTAAAGCAAGTTGTTGCTCTACAAACTGCTGACTATGTTGCATGGACAGATGTGTGCTTCAA AGTACCTGTTATATCAGGTATTACGAGGAGAACAAAGCGCAGCGAGGAGTATGATGATTTTTTTGACATGGAACCCGAGTCGCAAATCAATAGTACTAAATTTGAACCTGCGGTTCATGCTGATCctaaattatattgtaatataGTCGATAATTTGCCAAAGGCTTGCCTTTTGTCTAGTCTAGTGGATATCTGGGACTACGACAGCAATGTTATTCGTCAAAAATCAAATAAAGAGATTATCAGAGATGTGAATAGAGCAAAAATTAGCCCTACCCTAGGGCATCCTATGAACTTTACGAGTTTATTGGGTGGGATAACAAGAGATGAACAAGGTAAAATCATATCAGCAACAGCTGTGAAAACACAGTGGGCAGTGcacataaatttttcaaaagtggACATGGATAACTTTGGCAACGATGTTGGAACAGCAGATTGG GCTACAGATGAAGTTTTCAAATGGGAATTGTCTTACTTGAATCTATTGCATAAAAATGCGAAACTGTTAAGCAATAAAAAAGATGCAAACCATACCGCAGCCATATGGTATGAAGCTGGCAGAAGTTTTGGGGATGTAACATATGTGACAATGTTTGGACATATGGATATACTGTCTATAGGATTCATTTTGAtgttcttctatgttctagtcaTATTTTCCGATTACAATTGGGTGGGATGGCGA ATTTACCTCACGTGCGTTGGTCTTCTGTGCGTGGGCGGCGCATTCATAACTTCAATCAGTGTATGCTCGGCGCTTGGTATACCTTACGGGCCAGTGCACACGTCTTTACCATTTCTTTTGTTGGCTCTTGGAGTAGACGATAACTTTCTGATTATGGCGTCTTGGAAGGAAATACACGCGCACGAGTCGAACAGAAAGAAGCCATTGGAAGAAAGAATAGCTTTAATGTTAGGACACGCAGGGTCAGCTATTAGTATTACTTCTCTTACGGACGTTGTTGCATTTGTTATCGGCGCATCAACG ATATTACCATCCCTCCAGTCATTTTGTATATACGCAGCAGTTGGGGTGCTACTgacatttttattgcaaatcACATTTTACGTTGCCTTCTTCACTCTGGACGCTAAACGTATCGAGAGCAAAAGGAACTCGATATTCCCGTGGATCATACACGAAAACTTTACGCAAAAGTTCGTTAGCTCGCAAGAGGAACCGGCTTCGAAGTTCATCACGAAATTATATACAAACGTGGTTTTAACGATACCTGGGAAAATACTGATAGTATTAGTAACCGTTGTAGCCGCATCGGCGGGTATTATGGGTATATTACGGTTACAACAGTGGTTCGACCCGGCCTGGTTCATACCGAACAGTTCATACCTAAGCAAGTATTACAGCGTACACCATCGCGAATATCCGAGTCGTGGCTACGAAGCGATCATTCTCATGGGAGAGTTCAATTACACTGCCGAGTTTCCGAAATTGCTGAACTTAACGGAGACGTTCACCAATTTGTCAACGGTGCAGAGCTTGAATCCGTGGCCGAACGACTTCGCCAAATTTGTATCGGTCTATTATGCAAAAG ATTTGAGAACCACAACGCTCAACGATACCCAATTCAACGATTACCTATCGAAGTTCTTATTCAGTCAAAACGGTGGCAAGTACCAGAGGAACATCCGCTTCAAAAGGGACCTGAAATGCGGGGAAAAAGCGCCGCAGATCAAAGCGAGCACCATAGATTTCGTCTTCAAACGATTCTTCACTCCCCACCAGTGGATACCAGCGATGGATCAAAGCGTACGGATGACTCGCGAAGCCGGAATCGATGGGTTCGTGACGGTCTGGAGCGAAGTGTTCAGCCTCTGGACCACCGACAAATTGATCTCTCAAGAAGTCCAACGGAACGTTCTGTTAGCGTTGGTGTGTGTTATGGGAATGACAGGGTTATTGATCGCCGAGCTACAGACGTGTTTCTGGATCTTCTTGTGCGTTCTTCTCACGCTGTTGAACGTCTGCGGGTTCATGTACTTTTGGGGACTGACGATAGACATTGCGTCTTGCATCG GTCTCGAGTTGGGTATCGGATTGTCCGTCGATTACGCGGCTCATGTCGCCCATGCATTCGTGCATGCTGCATCCGAGACCGGTGGCGAGGATCGCACAAAGAGAGCGCACATTGCAGTGAGATACATAGGCGCGGCTGTTGCGTATGGTGCTGGATCCACGTTGCTGGCGCTCTCGATGATGGCGTTCTCGGAGAGCTACGTGTTCCACGCGTTCCTGAGGATCTTCATTCTGGTGATACTGTTCGGCATATGGCACGGACTGTTTCTGCTGCCGGTGATACTGAGCACGATCGGCCCACAGAGTCTACGCTCGTATAAATCGAAGCCCTCGCCGGAGAAAACCGAGGAGGCGATGGAGGTGACCAGTCCGTTGAAGAAAGAAACGGAAAGTTGA
- the LOC143362071 gene encoding PI-PLC X domain-containing protein 1, with protein MMLKGTTLLFLYLFCDIALAAQCGKVWLTVSSLWRPIAASDKVVDAELEVNWDLDCPSCTGYPDTIKVFTADPAHNKTIKPKLTLTSLQYPRGYYRTNITVGRPPLPGGWDTQSGAALPGTHCMKYHAVLYKEGSFLTSSCLQIWPTWMYDLRRQLGRLPIGSLMIPGTHNSGCYKHGDLTRKDAFQRYLLTQDRDVWTQLVHGIRYLDIRVGYYYAVEEGSNISRFWINHDVIRITPLSSIIRDVRNFLNVARGEVVIMDFHRFPVGFEDRSSRHRRLATILRREFGGLILKPDRGVEGLGPTLNDIWAGGKRLIICYGDKHTVNEHDWLWPTMYQAWGNQQTVEGLFKYLDEVIMGPKRFRNSQNPLWAVMAELTPDPLDIIFNLSGGLRQMADSVNRNLTLKFQEEWWKETNVVATDFFLGNNLIDVSIQANIKKSNIAQWRL; from the exons ATGATGTTGAAGGGAACGACGTTATTGTTCCTCTACCTGTTCTGTGACATCG CATTGGCAGCGCAATGCGGAAAAGTATGGCTGACAGTCTCCTCGTTGTGGAGACCGATCGCTGCCAGTGACAAAGTGGTGGATGCAGAGCTGGAAGTAAATTGGGATCTTGATTGTCCATCGTGTACAGGATACCCGGATACCATCAAGGTGTTCACTGCTGACCCAGCACATA ATAAAACGATCAAGCCCAAGTTGACTTTGACTTCGCTGCAATACCCCCGGGGCTATTATCGAACCAACATCACGGTCGGACGACCGCCCCTTCCGGGTGGATGGGACACCCAAAGTGGCGCGGCGCTTCCCGGAACCCATTGCATGAAATATCATGCTGTTCTTTACAAAGAAGGGTCCTTCCTCACCAGTTCCTGCTTGCAGATCTGGCCGACGTGGATGTACGACTTAAG GAGGCAACTAGGAAGACTGCCAATAGGAAGCTTAATGATTCCCGGAACACACAATTCAGGCTGCTATAAGCACGGCGACCTGACACGAAAGGACGCCTTCCAACGATACTTGTTAACGCAAGATCGCGACGTGTGGACGCAATTAGTGCACGGTATAAGGTACCTGGACATCAGGGTGGGCTACTACTACGCCGTCGAAGAAGGCAGCAACATAAGCAGATTTTGGATCAATCACGACGTCATTCGGATTACTCCCTTATCCTCCATCATCAGAGATGTGAGGAACTTCTTGAACGTTGCGAGAGGAGAGGTCGTTATCATGGACTTTCACAG ATTTCCGGTGGGATTCGAGGACAGATCGAGCAGACATCGCCGATTGGCCACGATCCTCCGGCGAGAATTCGGAGGACTGATTCTCAAGCCTGATAGGGGGGTCGAAGGTCTTGGTCCGACCTTGAACGATATTTGGGCCGGAGGGAAACGCTTGATTATTTGTTACGGCGATAAGCACACCGTGAATG AGCACGACTGGTTGTGGCCGACAATGTATCAAGCTTGGGGCAATCAGCAGACGGTGGAGGGTCTCTTCAAGTATTTGGACGAGGTTATTATGGGACCGAAGAGGTTCCGAAACAGTCAAAACCCATTATGGGCGGTGATGGCGGAGTTGACGCCCGATCCCCTAGACATAATCTTCAATCTATCCGGCGGGCTGCGGCAAATGGCCGATTCCGTGAACAGGAATCTTACATTGAAGTTCCAGGAGGAATGGTGGAAAGAAACGAACGTAGTAGCGACCGATTTCTTCCTCGGAAATAATCTCATCGACGTGTCGATACAGGCGAACATCAAGAAGAGCAACATCGCCCAATGGCGTTTGTAA
- the Notum gene encoding palmitoleoyl-protein carboxylesterase notum: protein MSRCIIVQQSPTAVFSTDVSVWLMALILTVAAETKPTNTVSVSSGSPVIQSNTIQKLIKILEKYGLEEQRGLKRVYLSNRSITCNDGSQAGFYLRKSHGSKRWIIFLEGGWYCYDHKSCRNRWLRLRHLMTSTQWPETRDVGGLLSANPEENPFWWNANHVFVPYCTSDSWSGTRATPNDMFSFMGAEIVLQVVRDLVPLGLENASSLLLAGSSAGGTGVMLNLDHVHSLVRHELGLKHIAIRGVSDSGWFLDRAPYSPNGLSPVDVVHKGMELWKARMPHNCVAKHPNEPWRCYFGYRLYPTLTAPLFVFQWLFDEAQMSADNVGAPVTKQQWDYIHKMGDSLRQTFENVTAVFAPSCISHSVLTKRDWQLVKIDEVSLAQALHCWEQMPIGNHRNDTHSPIETNQPCAKSLRKLLRSGLTKGNGTSPELGRAGKTDSASELQKVASTVITKPDEVKLPAVSAQERENKRRKRRKHKGRRRDRNKEPRTKKERHERRKAAGRRKGNKQSNNNNHTGMFNGTRPQRSVIPSGKRKCVQGCHFRLIERCTWPQCNHSCPKLHNPFTGEEMDFIELLKSFGLDMKSVANALGIDIQTLNSMDHNELLNLLTQRAN from the exons ATGAGCAGGTGCATTATCGTGCAACAATCGCCAACCGCCGTGTTCTCGACCGAT GTCTCGGTGTGGCTGATGGCTCTGATACTCACGGTAGCGGCGGAGACGAAGCCGACGAACACGGTCTCGGTGTCTTCAGGCTCGCCGGTGATCCAGAGCAACACGATACAGAAGCTGATCAAGATCCTGGAGAAGTACGGGCTGGAGGAGCAGAGAGGCCTGAAGAGAGTCTATCTGAGCAACAGGTCGATCACTTGCAACGACGGATCCCAGGCGGGATTTTACCTGCGAAAGTCGCACGGCTCGAAGAGGTGGATCATTTTCTTGGAAGGTGGCTGGTACTGTTACGATCACAAGAGCTGCAGGAACAGGTGGCTACGGCTCAGACACCTGATGACATCGACGCAGTGGCCTGAGACACGCGACG TCGGAGGCCTGCTTTCTGCAAACCCGGAAGAGAATCCATTTTGGTGGAATGCGAATCACGT ATTCGTCCCTTATTGTACGAGCGACAGTTGGAGCGGTACCAGGGCCACGCCGAACGACATGTTTTCGTTCATGGGGGCCGAGATCGTATTGCAAGTGGTGCGGGATCTCGTCCCGCTTGGTCTTGAAAACGCTAGCTCCCTTCTTTTGGCAGGCAGCAGCGCGGGTGGAACCGGTGTCATGTTGAATTTGGATCACGTGCACAGTTTGGTTCGCCATGAATTAG GGTTGAAGCACATTGCGATACGAGGTGTGTCGGATTCAGGGTGGTTCTTGGATAGAGCACCCTATTCGCCGAATGGTTTGTCGCCTGTTGATGTGGTTCATAAAGGAATGGAGCTGTGGAAAGCTCGAATGCCGCACAATTGCGTCGCGAAGCACCCAAACGAACCGTGGAGGTGTTACTTCGGGTACAGGCTGTATCCGACCCTCACTG CGCCCCTGTTCGTTTTTCAATGGCTGTTCGACGAGGCGCAGATGTCGGCCGACAACGTGGGTGCACCGGTGACGAAGCAGCAATGGGATTACATACATAAGATGGGCGACAGCCTGCGGCAGACCTTCGAAAACGTTACCGCGGTCTTTGCCCCGAGCTGCATTAGTCACAGCGTCCTGACGAAGAGGGATTGGCAGTTGGTTAAAATAGACGAAGTTTCCTTGGCACAGGCGCTGCATTGTTGGGAACAAATGCCAATCGGAAATCACCGTAACGA CACTCATTCGCCAATTGAGACGAACCAGCCGTGCGCGAAGTCTCTGCGGAAACTGTTGCGTTCCGGGCTGACGAAGGGAAACGGAACTTCGCCCGAACTCGGAAGAGCCGGGAAAACTGATTCCGCGTCGGAGCTGCAGAAAGTCGCGTCCACGGTCATTACCAAGCCGGACGAGGTGAAATTGCCGGCCGTCTCGGCGCAGGAACGGGAAAACAAAAGGAGGAAGAGACGGAAGCACAAAGGCAGACGGAGGGACAGGAACAAGGAGCCGAGAACGAAGAAAGAGAGACACGAGCGGAGAAAGGCTGCAG GTCGCCGAAAGGGTAACAAGCagagcaacaacaacaaccacaCGGGCATGTTCAACGGCACCAGGCCTCAGCGCTCGGTGATACCATCTGGCAAACGGAAGTGCGTCCAGGGCTGCCACTTCCGGCTAATCGAACGTTGCACTTGGCCGCAGTGTAATCACAGCTGCCCGAAACTCCACAACCCGTTCACCGGGGAGGAGATGGACTTCATCGAGCTGCTGAAGAGCTTCGGATTGGACATGAAGAGCGTGGCGAACGCTCTGGGCATCGACATACAAACACTGAACAGCATGGACCACAACGAACTGCTGAATCTCCTGACGCAACGGGCTAATTAA